The window TTGATTGACCAGCCCAGTAAATCGGACTGCGCTCTAGGTACCACTGCCACTTATCCCAAGGGTAAGAGCGAGCGTGCACTAAGTACATTTCGTTTGAGATATCGGTAGTACCAAACTTAGATAGTTGGTTCGTTACCCCAACAAACATCACGCTTGCTGCAAAGTGTTCGGTTAGTTTTGTAGCACCCCAAGCTGAGGCATAACCGCCGTAAGAGCCACCAGTAATACCAACACGCTTAGTGTCTACTAAACCGGTATTGACTAGGTATTCTTTCATATCTACTAAGTCGTCAAACTCTTTACCTGCGTAGTCACCTTGGCCAAGTTTTGAGTAATCAACGCCTTTACCTGTCGAACCACGGTAGTTTGGATAGAATACCGCATAGCCGCGTGCTGCGCCCATTTGACCCGGATCTGAATAGCTCGTGAGCCAGCCATTCTTATCGTGGCTTTCAGGGCCACCGTGCACCGACATGATCAGTGGATAACGTGTACCTTCTTGGTAATCAAGTGGATAAATTAATACGCCACCAATTTCAACGCCATCGCGGGCTTTGAAGTTAATAGCCTCTTGTTTTGCAAACCGTTTGTTGTCTAACCACGGGTTTGAGTTTGATAGACGAGTTGCCTTGCTTGAGCGGATCACAAACACTTCATTTGGGTGCTTAGCGGTATTTGCACGTAGGGCAATGGTTTTGTCTGAGTCAGAGATAGATAGATTCGATGCGATAAACTTACCTTCTTTGATAAGTTTCTTGTATTTGTTTGAGCCAACTTTAATTTGGCCAACAAAACTCTCAGCGCCGACGTTTGCGACAAAAGTCAGCTGGTTTTTGCGGTTTGACCACTCAAAATCACCGATGTGACCCATAAAGTTTGGGATCCACTCTTCTACTTTGCCGCTTTGTGCATCAGCAAGGTATAAACGACCAGTTGCCGGGTCATGCTTGTCTTCAGCGCCTAAAATCGCGATGTATTTACCATCGTGAGAAAACTCTGCGGTACCAAGCTTACCTTCTGTTTTGAACGAAGTGGTAATTTGTTGTGTTTTTGCATCAAGTACATGCCATTGTGATTTCATGTACTTGTCATCAATAAGCGCTGTTGGCTGGGTTTTTACCAGTAATTTAGAGGCATCGTCAGCCCAGTTTATTTCACTAACATAACCTTCGATGTTTAGTGCCGCTGGGGTCAATGGTTTTTCTGACGCTGCAAGATCAATGATATGAAGCTGTTTGTTTTTTAAACCCAGTTCATACACTTCAGCCATAAAACCAAGCTTTTTCAGCTCTTTTTCTGACTTATCGGCAGCTGGCATTGCAAGGATTGCAACCTGTTTGCCATCAGGGCTTAGACTATAGGCCGAGATCCCAGTTCCTTTTAGTGAAAGCACTTTCTGTGCTTCCCCACCGTTTACCGCGATGCGATAAAGGGCGCGTTGCTTGTCTTCTTTTTTCTTGGTTAGGAAATAAATGAACTGACCGTCGGCCGACCAAGAGATGCTTGAGATGCTCACTTTACCGGTGATAAATGGGCGCTCTACACCTTCGTCGTCAACCACATAAAGTTCACTGTAATTAGAACCATTTTGGTCAACGTAAAGCTCGCGCGGTACCGAGCGAGTAAAAGCAACGAGTTCGCCGTCAGGACTCACCGACGTTGAGCTTACCGATTGGATCTTTGGGATGTCTTCAATAGTGATAGTATCGCTTGCGAGGCTTGCAGCACTGGTGAAGCCCATTGCTAAAGCCAAAGCAGACTTAAGTAGTTTCATTATTTATCCTAAATTTTCATTCACTTGTTGTAACTTCAAGATGAAGTTTTTAGGCATTCTACTTGTCACCAGAATAAAAACCAATGTTTGCGATTAATTGTCGGTTAAGTCTGATAAAGCAAAACCGTTATCTTTTATAGGCCAAAATTCAGCGCGCCTGAATAATCAGCCTGAAACGGCATTAGATGATTAAGTGCATACGAAATGTTGCCTTTGTCATCCATGATGTAGATAGAAGCACCACAGTGTTTGCAAAAACCATGCTCCTGGATGGTTTGAGCTTTCGAATGCGGCACCACAAATCGTTCGAGAGATTTACAAGGATTTTCGATCAGACCGTGAGCCTGAATAAACTGCACACCAGTGCATATTTCGTTGGCTGTTGTCGTGGTGAAAATACGATAGTGGATCTGGCCGCAGTGGCACGACGTGGTGATCATGTTGATGTCCTTTGTTTTCTTTTGAGTTAAGTTTACTTTTTATTTTTAGTTAATATATATTCATTTGGTGTAAAGACTTTTTCCTAAGAGGAAATAATGAGAAAGGAATACGATAAACTTCACTTACTTAAAATATTATGTTGTGTCGCTGAGCAACACTCCTTCAGTCGAGCTGCAGAGCAGCTCGGTACCACGACTTCAGCGGTGAGTAAATCGATAGCGCAGCTAGAGTCGTCTTATGGACAAGTACTTTTAAATAGAACAACCCGTAAACTCGCCTTGTCTGATGCCGGTAAGTTGGTTTATGAAAAAGGGAAAAAGATCCTTCGCGCGCTACGCGATTTGGAAGAGGAAGTTGAACAAGTTGGTGTGCATCAATCCGGGCATCTAAAAATAACCTTTCCAAATACGATAGGGCGTATGCTACTGAGCCAAATTTGTATCGATTTTCAAAAGCGCTATCCGCAAATAAAGTTAGAGCTGATGTTTACCGCAGCAAATCAGGATTTAATCGAAGATGAGATTGATGTGGCGTTTAGGCTCTCAGCTGCGCTCAAAGACAGTCAATTTTATGTCTTGAAATTAATCAATATAAACTCAACTTTTGTTGCCACGCCCAGCTATTTAGCGGCTCACGGGAAGCCTGAGCAATTAGATGAACTGAGTAGGCACAATATGTTGTTATCTAAACTTAACCATGTTGAAGATAGTTGGCATGACGGAACTCGAAGTTATGCTTTGCAAGGTAATTTGATAGCGAACAGTCGCTTTCACATTCGAGAGGCGGTGTTGGCAGGGTTGGGGATTGCCATGCTACCGTCTTATTTCTGCCAACGGGATATTGATTCGGGCGCTTTGGTTGAGCTGTTTCCCGAGCAAAATAGGCCCCAAGTTACTTTGCATGCCATATATAAAGTGAAACGAGAGCACTCTGCAAAGCTAGATTTATTCTTAGGGTTTGTACAGGCGCAATTATCATGCAAATCAGAATTGGTACCTTAGCCCCGCGTAGTAGCGCCGACCATTCACATATACCCCTGTTGGTGCGTACTCATTGCGATCATAGGTATAGATTTGTTCGTCGGTTAAATTAATAAACTCAAATTGTGCATCAAGGTTATCACTTAATTTCACCGTGAGGCTGCCGTCTAACTGACCGTAGTTATCCATCATGGTCTCGCCTACACCGGTGGCAAACTGGGTTCGATAATTATAGCTAAGCCGTGCGCTAAATTGGTGGTTCTCGTAGTAAGCGGTGAGGTTAGCGCTGTGTTTTGAGGTGCCTGGCACTTTGTTCTGTAAGCCAACGTCAGCGTTGTCACGTTCTCCATCAACATAGGTGTAATTGGCGATTAACCCAAATCCGTACGCAAGTGTCTGCTGGTAGCTTAGTTCAACGCCACGGATACTGCCGCCAGCGCCATTACTGGGCCTATCGATAGACATCAAAATACCTTCATGACGCTCAAGCTTTCGCTCAAACTCAATAAAAGACTCCACATCTTTGTTAAATAAGGCGATTGAGGCGAGTCCTGCATCGTCAAAGTACCACTCAAGGCTGGCATCAAACTGCGCCGCTCTATATGGATCTAGGCTGGCGTTACCACCTTGTCCTTGAGCTTGGGTCACGTTGTAATTGGTTGAGGGCATAAGGTGGTGAAATTGCGCTCGTGACATGACGCGCGCAACGGAAAAACGGCCAACCAGACTTTCGCTTAAATCAAACTTGATATTGGCGCTGGGTAGAATATCGATGTAATCCCGAGATTCTTCATGCCAAACATAGCTGTCGGGTGCTTCGATGGGGGAGGCGACACGTTTAAATGCGGCAGAGTCTTGAAAGGTTTTGACCACCCGTACCCCAATGTTGGCTGCATAGGATTCACCAGCGAGTTGCATTTGACCGTAAGCGGCGGCGGTTTTTTCTGTAATATGAAATCGACTGGCTTTTTCTATCTCTTGTTCAAAATTGAGCGTATCGAAGTCTTTGGCGAGCAGTGTAATATCGGCATAACTGTAGTTTTTTAAGGTGTTTGCACTACCTACGCCGCGCAAATAATCATCCACAAAAGTGCCCGGATAGGCGGCCAGTGTAGTGCCAAGCTCGCCGGCTAGACCATCAAGCCCTCCATCTTTTGAGCGATAGCGCAAAAAGTCCCGTTGATGGTCCTTGAGTTTAATGCCAAACTTAATCGCGTCGACCTGTTTAAAGTCGATATCGTACGCAAAATCGGCTTGCGCGAAGTATGATTTATCTTTGCCATCTTGGCTGTCATTTCGAGCTTCGGTGATAAACCAACTCGCCGCATCTAACGGAGAAGCCCCATAACTTGCGATGATGTTTTTTCGCATTGACGTATCAACATGAAAACGGGTGTTAGCAGAAAACTGTGACGTGACGTCTTCTTTGGTGCCACCTGAGCCGTGGCTTAGACCCACTTGAAACTGGCTTGACCAATAAATGCCATCATAGACCAAGTCTAGATGAGCACTTTTAGTGCTGATCAGCGAGTCTCGCCAAATGGCTTCCATGCTGGTATTGAACGGCGCAGCTGTGGGTAAATAGTGGGCGCTCACCAAAGTACCATCTTGTACATGTAAATCGGTTACCCCGCCGCCTAGGTCAATAGACTTTGCACTTTGCCAGAGAAAGTTTTGATTGTTGTTGTCTGCGTTTAGATGAGAATAAAGTAAGTGGCTATTTAACCTAAGCCGTGGGGAAAGCTGGAATGCGGCATTGACTGTATAAGCTTGCAACTCTCTTTGCTGCTGAAAAATCGCGGAACCCCCACCTCCTGGAAACCATAACGTCTGGCTTTTGTCTTGTGGGGTCTGCTGGGTGGCATACCAAGTATCATCATCACCTTGGTATAATGTTCTATCGTGCCACCCCCACGATTCTAGGCCGTCGCGTCTGAGGCTGCGATCTCGTCGTGTTGCGGTAAAAAGCACAGCATAGTCGCCACTTTCGCTATGGTAGTTATAAATTGCAGATAATTGTGGGTCGAGTTTATCGCTCAAGTCACTGTATTGGAACTGGGCTGTAATAACGCCATAGCCTGAAGGCGTAAGCAGAGGGTCGCGGGTTTTTATATTGATTGCACCACCTAATGAACCTTCATCCTGCATAGCTTGTGGTGTTTTGAATACCTCGAGGCTAGAGACGATTTCACTGGGTAATAAGGTAAAATTAAAGCCTCGGCTTGGCTGACTTGAGATCCACCAATCAGCGGAGGCGAGATATTGACCATTCAAATAAGTTCTATTTTGCTCAGGGGTTGTGCCTCGCACGCCGATCCGCTCACCTTCACCTTGTGCTCGAGAGAGTGAGATACCGGTGATCCGTTGTAGCGCCTCTGCGACGTTTTTATCTGGAAACTTACCTATGTCTTCAGCACTGATCGTATCTGAAACTTGTTGATTGTGACGTTTATTACTGAGAGACTTGACAACGCTGTCATGGAAGGCACGGATTTCGATGCGTTCTATGGTATTTTCAGCTGTCTGATTTTGCTCAACGGCATAACTTGCAGCTGTGATAAAGAATGCGCTACAAGAAACTGTTCGGATGAGAAATTCTGACATTGTGCTCAACTTATAATACGAGTAAGTTACCTTTAGTTGATACTCATAATACGCTTTTATTACGAGCCTAACCATAGTTTTACAAATTTTTAGTAGTTGATGGTTGAAAACCTAGAAAAACGTTTTTTAATCAATGAGATACTTGTCGACCTGAGCAATTTATCTGTGTGTGTTGACGGTTCTTGGAGAAGCATCGAAGCGAAGCATGCGGCATTATTGCGTCTATTGATTGCTAACAAGGGAGAGGTTGTTACCAGAGATGCCATCTTAGATATCGTATGGCCCGGTACTATCGTCAGTGATAATTCTGTTAGTCAACTGGTGGTACAACTACGTAAGCTGCTTGGTGATAGTTCAAACGAGCCAAAAATAATTAAAACGGTACCGCGCCTAGGTTATCAATGTATTGCACAAATCAAAAAAGCCCCGACGCTACTTGAGCAAGTAGAGGAGCTGTCTCGTGGGCGTGGTGCGCAATTTGCGCTGCTCGGGTTTTTTATGGGTCTTGTGGTATCTTTGCTTGGCGTTTTTATTACCAAGCAGTGGCAAAGTGACTTGCAACAGCAGCCCGTCACAGCAACTCGGATCACGTCCTCACCGGGTGCTGAAGTCTTTGTGCGCTTTTCTCCAAATGGTAACTATTTAGCCTACAGTTATTTAGCTGAGGGAGCCGATCAATTTGATTTGGCGGTCTATGATCTTGAGACTAAAACAACCCATACGATAAAAAGCAGCGGTTATAGTGAAGAGTCAGCAAGTTGGTCTTTAGATGGTAACTGGCTGATTTATTCGCGCTCGGATCCGGTTTCCTGTGAAGTACGGGCGTTACACGTTAAAGGTCCAATAGAAATGTGGCGACTAGCGCGCGATAGCGTGCTTGGCAGCTGTAATAGTGCACAAGACTCAGCGCCTTGGCTAGAATATCGAGCGGGCCATTTTATCACTAAGTCTTGGGATAAAGCTGGGACCTATTTGCAGTCTGTAGCGGTCACTTTTGCGGATAATCAACCTAAAGTGCTCAACACCACGGCGTTGCCTATTCGCGATGTAACACATTATCAAGTTAACCAACAAACGCTGTTGTATCAGGTAAAAGAGCAGGGCGTTTATCGGCTTAATCTGGGGCAACTTGGGGACCTTGAAAGCCAAACCACCACACTCTCCAAGCAGTCTTTTTCGGCATTGAGTCATGGTTATGAGGACGATACGGTTATTATCGCCAAACAAAACTTGAGTGTACTTAAAGGTCGTGAGCAACAGTTATTATACTCCGGATTTGGTGCGATATCTGAGATTGATGTCAATGCGAACTTGCGTGCTTCGGCGCACACTGAGGGCGTGGCTGAAATTAACTTTTATCAGCTTGCTGTAGACGTACAAAGCGAAGCACAGCAAAAGCAGTTGACGTCGCCCGCTCGAATGGACCTACTTGCCGCATTGTCTGATGATGGCGCACATTTTGTGTATGCCTCGGTGACAACCAAAAATAATGATGCGCCACAATTTGAGCTGTGGCATAAACATGCTTTTCGGCCAACGTCGAGTTTGCTTGGTACGATGCCGCTGGGAGAAGTGCCTATTTTGCTATTGCTGTCGCCTAATAACGAATATCTCGCCGTATTATCAAAGTCGCACAAAGTGTATTTAATAAGCTCTTTTACTAAAGAGGTGAAAAAAGTAGTTGATAACTTTGCCGAAATTGCCGACTTGCATTGGTCACAGGATGGTAGAAACCTGTATTATCGAGCGAAGCTCTCGGCGGAAGCAAAATGGCAGGCATGGCAATTTACCGTATCTCAAGGGCGCAGTGAGCAACAGCCTCTGGTAACGCACTCACCTGATTTACCTCTTACTCAAAAGAACCCTAGCTTTGTGGGGTATAAAGAACAAGTTAGGGAATACCTAATTACTGCGCTCACTGAGACATTTGATGTAGAGCAGTTACGTGGGTCTTTATCTCTTTATCAGCCTGCAGTATATCGAGATGGGGTTTACTTTGTACTGAAAAGAGGCCACCAATTGGTGCTTTATCGTTATTTAAGTAGTGAAAACAAGGTCGAAGAAATTCAACCAATTGGGTTGCACCTTTACGCGGGGTTTACCGAGTTACAGGTATTATCAAGCTTTGATGGCAGTCAGGTAGTATTCAATCGGATCAACAACTATGAAAGTGACATAGTATTACTGGAGTACGGTGACCGATGAAGACATCAATGTTACGAAGCCCAGGTTGGGTACAGTTAGTTAGCTAGCTTTTGCTGGAATAAGCGTATTGCTTTACTACTCCAATTGCGCTGTGATGCCGACTTCAATGCTTGTGAGGCAAGCTTCTTGGCCTCTGCCTGATTATCTGTAAGCTTGGCAGATAGTAGCAGCAGTTCAGGGTGTTCGGGATCGATGGTGAGACCATGACGCAGCCAAGCCTTTGCCTGAGTTTTGTCGTTGAGACGAGTTAAATAAGTGTTTGCTAATAGAAGTGTGGAGCGCAAATGGCCGTTGTTCGAAGCTTCGGTAAGTACTTGTAGCGCACGTTGAGTATCTTGCAGCTCTGTGTTTGTAAGTAGTGATCGTGCTAAGCGATATTTTGCGATATCCATGGTTTGTGCTGCGTGTTCAAGCCAAAGTACACTAAGTCGATGCTCTCCCACATTGATAAGTTGAGTTGCTAAACGATATTGTGCCAAGTCCAAGCCATTTTTGGCTGCAGCTAAATATAATTCATTTTCTGGTTCTTCAGCGCGCCAGTGATAGCGCAGCAGCTGATACGCGTTGTAATCTTTCATACTCAACCAGTTAGCAATATAGTATTGTACTTGCGCCACACCACGTTCTGCAGCGTCGATATTCTGCTTTAGCTGTTTTTCGTAGGCCTTCTTTTGAATGGCTAAGGTTTCGCGATATTGCTCGCCTTTATATGTCGCAAAATGGTAAATCAGCGTGTGTGCTTGCTTTGGTCCACTATATCGCCACTTCTCTACAGCATTTAACAGGCTAGCGGTGAATATATGCTTGGGGTAGCTATCTACGACCTCAATATTGGTTGCCTTACCGCTTTGGTCGATATCAAACTCTAACCAAACCCAGCCCTCAACCCCTTGTCGTACGGCCTCATCAGGATAGTCAGGTAATACATCGTGAGTTTTACTCGGCGTAGAAACGATATTGGGTTGTTTGAGCCGAGCAAGTGTTGAATCAAGTAAGTAGGTGTCTGCCAAACGATTTTTTTGAAGTGTTACGAAATCTTTTAGGCCACTTTGGTCGTCGGACTGCTGCAAAACGAGTTGCGCAGTTTGAAAGGCTTCAGCAATACCGAACTCTTTAGCCAATGAAAACCAAGCAAAGGCATTTGCGGCACTTTGTTCGGTTCCTTGACCGTACAAATACATCACCCCAAGATTATACATGGCGTCTGCATTACCTAACTGAGCTAGGCGATTGAATTCAGAAAATGCAAGAGTGAATTCTTCATTCTGATAGGCGAGGGTAGCATCATAAAGATCGGCTTTTGTCTGCCAACTTATACTCAGAAAAAATGAAAAAATAAGCCCAGAAATGAGATTGTTGCGCATTTTATTGATTACTCATCCTCGGACTGCTCTTTGGGGTTGCTGTGGCCATTTTTAATAGGCTATATAACCACAATATAAGGGAAATTTAAATAATAAAAGCTGATAGCAAACGCTACCAGCTTTTTGGAACTCCGGGCAGGGAGTTTACTAAGTCGAACCTGTGTTAGCTTGGAAGCGACTTAATTCGAGTCATGAAACTATTTCTTTACGACTAATAAGACCAGATTTAGCGGTAAAAGTTTCATTCGCTATTCGGTGTTAGAAGTTAAATCTAACCCCCGCGCTAAAACGCCTTCCATCGGCATAGACACCCGTTAGTGCTTGCTCAACTCCCTTTTCCTGATAGCTAAATGTATGTTCATCCGTCAAGTTGATGGCCTCAAGAATAAATGCCACATTCTCATTGTAGTTATAGGTAAGGTTGGCATCTACTTGACCATAATCGTCAATGTATCCTGGCCAGTCGCGACCTGTATCATACCCTGTTCTGAAGTTGTATGAGATACGGGCACTAATGAATTCGTTTTCATAATAAGAACTCAAGTTAACAGTATGCTCAGAGTTGCCTGGGATGGTAATGTCGTTACCTTCATCATCTTTGGCTTCACCATCTACATAGGTATAGTTAGCTGCAACGCCAAAACCTTCGTATAGCTCTTGTTGATAACCCACTTCTAGGCCTTGAATGCGGCCTGCTTTCCCATTAACAGGGCGGCTGATCAGCACTTCTTTACCTTCGTGAGTTTCAAGTGCTGGTTGGCTCTCGATAAACGACTGAATATCTTTGTAGAAAAATACCGCAGAAAAAAGACCTGCATCG is drawn from Pseudoalteromonas sp. NC201 and contains these coding sequences:
- a CDS encoding TonB family protein codes for the protein MRNNLISGLIFSFFLSISWQTKADLYDATLAYQNEEFTLAFSEFNRLAQLGNADAMYNLGVMYLYGQGTEQSAANAFAWFSLAKEFGIAEAFQTAQLVLQQSDDQSGLKDFVTLQKNRLADTYLLDSTLARLKQPNIVSTPSKTHDVLPDYPDEAVRQGVEGWVWLEFDIDQSGKATNIEVVDSYPKHIFTASLLNAVEKWRYSGPKQAHTLIYHFATYKGEQYRETLAIQKKAYEKQLKQNIDAAERGVAQVQYYIANWLSMKDYNAYQLLRYHWRAEEPENELYLAAAKNGLDLAQYRLATQLINVGEHRLSVLWLEHAAQTMDIAKYRLARSLLTNTELQDTQRALQVLTEASNNGHLRSTLLLANTYLTRLNDKTQAKAWLRHGLTIDPEHPELLLLSAKLTDNQAEAKKLASQALKSASQRNWSSKAIRLFQQKLAN
- a CDS encoding LysR family transcriptional regulator, coding for MRKEYDKLHLLKILCCVAEQHSFSRAAEQLGTTTSAVSKSIAQLESSYGQVLLNRTTRKLALSDAGKLVYEKGKKILRALRDLEEEVEQVGVHQSGHLKITFPNTIGRMLLSQICIDFQKRYPQIKLELMFTAANQDLIEDEIDVAFRLSAALKDSQFYVLKLININSTFVATPSYLAAHGKPEQLDELSRHNMLLSKLNHVEDSWHDGTRSYALQGNLIANSRFHIREAVLAGLGIAMLPSYFCQRDIDSGALVELFPEQNRPQVTLHAIYKVKREHSAKLDLFLGFVQAQLSCKSELVP
- a CDS encoding winged helix-turn-helix domain-containing protein; translated protein: MVENLEKRFLINEILVDLSNLSVCVDGSWRSIEAKHAALLRLLIANKGEVVTRDAILDIVWPGTIVSDNSVSQLVVQLRKLLGDSSNEPKIIKTVPRLGYQCIAQIKKAPTLLEQVEELSRGRGAQFALLGFFMGLVVSLLGVFITKQWQSDLQQQPVTATRITSSPGAEVFVRFSPNGNYLAYSYLAEGADQFDLAVYDLETKTTHTIKSSGYSEESASWSLDGNWLIYSRSDPVSCEVRALHVKGPIEMWRLARDSVLGSCNSAQDSAPWLEYRAGHFITKSWDKAGTYLQSVAVTFADNQPKVLNTTALPIRDVTHYQVNQQTLLYQVKEQGVYRLNLGQLGDLESQTTTLSKQSFSALSHGYEDDTVIIAKQNLSVLKGREQQLLYSGFGAISEIDVNANLRASAHTEGVAEINFYQLAVDVQSEAQQKQLTSPARMDLLAALSDDGAHFVYASVTTKNNDAPQFELWHKHAFRPTSSLLGTMPLGEVPILLLLSPNNEYLAVLSKSHKVYLISSFTKEVKKVVDNFAEIADLHWSQDGRNLYYRAKLSAEAKWQAWQFTVSQGRSEQQPLVTHSPDLPLTQKNPSFVGYKEQVREYLITALTETFDVEQLRGSLSLYQPAVYRDGVYFVLKRGHQLVLYRYLSSENKVEEIQPIGLHLYAGFTELQVLSSFDGSQVVFNRINNYESDIVLLEYGDR
- a CDS encoding TonB-dependent receptor, coding for MSEFLIRTVSCSAFFITAASYAVEQNQTAENTIERIEIRAFHDSVVKSLSNKRHNQQVSDTISAEDIGKFPDKNVAEALQRITGISLSRAQGEGERIGVRGTTPEQNRTYLNGQYLASADWWISSQPSRGFNFTLLPSEIVSSLEVFKTPQAMQDEGSLGGAINIKTRDPLLTPSGYGVITAQFQYSDLSDKLDPQLSAIYNYHSESGDYAVLFTATRRDRSLRRDGLESWGWHDRTLYQGDDDTWYATQQTPQDKSQTLWFPGGGGSAIFQQQRELQAYTVNAAFQLSPRLRLNSHLLYSHLNADNNNQNFLWQSAKSIDLGGGVTDLHVQDGTLVSAHYLPTAAPFNTSMEAIWRDSLISTKSAHLDLVYDGIYWSSQFQVGLSHGSGGTKEDVTSQFSANTRFHVDTSMRKNIIASYGASPLDAASWFITEARNDSQDGKDKSYFAQADFAYDIDFKQVDAIKFGIKLKDHQRDFLRYRSKDGGLDGLAGELGTTLAAYPGTFVDDYLRGVGSANTLKNYSYADITLLAKDFDTLNFEQEIEKASRFHITEKTAAAYGQMQLAGESYAANIGVRVVKTFQDSAAFKRVASPIEAPDSYVWHEESRDYIDILPSANIKFDLSESLVGRFSVARVMSRAQFHHLMPSTNYNVTQAQGQGGNASLDPYRAAQFDASLEWYFDDAGLASIALFNKDVESFIEFERKLERHEGILMSIDRPSNGAGGSIRGVELSYQQTLAYGFGLIANYTYVDGERDNADVGLQNKVPGTSKHSANLTAYYENHQFSARLSYNYRTQFATGVGETMMDNYGQLDGSLTVKLSDNLDAQFEFINLTDEQIYTYDRNEYAPTGVYVNGRRYYAGLRYQF
- a CDS encoding S9 family peptidase produces the protein MKLLKSALALAMGFTSAASLASDTITIEDIPKIQSVSSTSVSPDGELVAFTRSVPRELYVDQNGSNYSELYVVDDEGVERPFITGKVSISSISWSADGQFIYFLTKKKEDKQRALYRIAVNGGEAQKVLSLKGTGISAYSLSPDGKQVAILAMPAADKSEKELKKLGFMAEVYELGLKNKQLHIIDLAASEKPLTPAALNIEGYVSEINWADDASKLLVKTQPTALIDDKYMKSQWHVLDAKTQQITTSFKTEGKLGTAEFSHDGKYIAILGAEDKHDPATGRLYLADAQSGKVEEWIPNFMGHIGDFEWSNRKNQLTFVANVGAESFVGQIKVGSNKYKKLIKEGKFIASNLSISDSDKTIALRANTAKHPNEVFVIRSSKATRLSNSNPWLDNKRFAKQEAINFKARDGVEIGGVLIYPLDYQEGTRYPLIMSVHGGPESHDKNGWLTSYSDPGQMGAARGYAVFYPNYRGSTGKGVDYSKLGQGDYAGKEFDDLVDMKEYLVNTGLVDTKRVGITGGSYGGYASAWGATKLTEHFAASVMFVGVTNQLSKFGTTDISNEMYLVHARSYPWDKWQWYLERSPIYWAGQSKTPLLIMHGKDDPRVHPAQSMELYRYMKVQGKDVRLVYYPGEGHGNRKAAAQYDYSLRLMRWMDNYLVEGKKDMPDYEIDHAAKLKAVKGANK